From the genome of Corallococcus macrosporus DSM 14697:
GCCGCCCGGGGGCATCCGGCCGGTGGCCTCCATGCCGTCGGTGCGCGTCTGCTGCTCGGAGACCAGCAGGTAGCCCAGGCCGCCGAAGAACACCACGATGCTGGCGCCCCACAGCGCGCCCACGAGCTGCGGATTGCGGGAGGCCCACCCGGTGGGGGCCGGGGCCTGGGGTCGGGCGCGGACGCCCTCGCCGGAGGCCTTGCGCTTGAGGTGCTCGTCCTTCGCGCGCAGGGCCGCGGCGGCCTCGCGCTCCAGGCGGGACTTCTCGGAGGCGTACTGCTCCGGGCTCTGGTTGTGCTTCTCCGCCTCCAGCGCGCGGAGCTGGTCGATGAGGGACTGCGCGCGCTGCGTCAGGTCATCGAGCACGCCGTCGCGGGGCTCGGCCGAGGCCAGCGAGCCCTTGCGGCGCTGGAGGATGAGCCAGCCCGCCGCCAACACGAAGGTGACGGCGAGCACGATGATTCCGGGCAACCAATTCGTCGTCTGCGGCTGCATGGCCTGGCGCTCCTAGCGCTCGAGCTCCCGGCGCACGGCCTGGAGGTACGGGTCTTCTTCATCCGCCGGAGGGGCTCCCGCGGGCGCGGCCGGGGCCGCCGTTTCTTCTTCGGAGGTCGGGGCCGGCGCCTGCTCCGGGGCGCCCGCGCCGCGCTGGAGCTGCCGCCAGATGACGAAGCCGCCCACGGCGACGAGCGCCACCGGGCCCAGCCACACGAACCAGTTGAAGCCTTCCGCGCGGGGGGAGAGGAGCACCCACTCGCCGTAGCGCGCCACGAAGTACTCGACGATTTCGGCGTCGCTCTTCCCCTCGGAGACGAGCTCGCGAATCATGTCGAGCTGGGCCCGCGCCATGGAGGACGGGCTGTCCGCGACGGACAGGCCCTGGCACACGGCGCACCGGAGCTGCTTGCCCAGGGTCTGGACGCGCGCCTCCAATTCCGGCGCGAGCGGGTCGCTTCCCG
Proteins encoded in this window:
- a CDS encoding tetratricopeptide repeat protein, encoding MQPQTTNWLPGIIVLAVTFVLAAGWLILQRRKGSLASAEPRDGVLDDLTQRAQSLIDQLRALEAEKHNQSPEQYASEKSRLEREAAAALRAKDEHLKRKASGEGVRARPQAPAPTGWASRNPQLVGALWGASIVVFFGGLGYLLVSEQQTRTDGMEATGRMPPGGAAAQQQQGAGMDGQMPEGPEMQEARARLDANAGDVDAAAMLSHELIRRQQFDEAAKVTAKGLAADPFNVELKVHRGVLRATQGDMTGAEAELTELVDTWPDAQEALIFLGSLALRRGDKATALAHFERFSVEVPRNMQPPQLGPAIAQLRAEVAAGMP
- a CDS encoding cytochrome c-type biogenesis protein encodes the protein MTAALLSLSLAFTLVTGQFAPQQAGSDPLAPELEARVQTLGKQLRCAVCQGLSVADSPSSMARAQLDMIRELVSEGKSDAEIVEYFVARYGEWVLLSPRAEGFNWFVWLGPVALVAVGGFVIWRQLQRGAGAPEQAPAPTSEEETAAPAAPAGAPPADEEDPYLQAVRRELER